The stretch of DNA CCTAAGCCCAGGATATTGTTTAGCTATTTCTAGGAGTTTAGGCCAGCCAGAGTTTCTCTAAGAACGTATTGTAATCAAAATCAGCTCTGACAGAATTAAGCGCAAGTCTAACAGCATCAGCAGGATCCTCCATGCTATTTGTATAAACTTCTATTCTGATCTCCGGTCTCCAGGGTTCACCGAGGAAATAGGATTTTACTGGCACCGTATCCCTATTGGGAAGCTTGTATAGCTTTCTACAACTCTTCTCGCCTGGCTCATATATCTAGGGCATAGGAAGCCCAGGTATTGAAAACCTCTGGAGATGAAGAGTAAACCAGTAGGGAGGCTTAGGTTTATGAGTATATGAATAAAATGTGAGTGGGATTTCAACCACCTCCATGTACAAACCTATGGTATGGATCTTTGTGTTAAGGTAGGTACTTTTTGATTTTTGATGTTTTAAACGCCGTTATGATCATTATTCTATCCTGAAACTCCTTGTATATCGTAACTAGCACTTTATCGTTCAGTCTTTTTATACATCGATACAAGCCCTCTAATTCTTCGATTTTGTCTGGTTCCCGTAAGCATTGTTCTACCTGTTCCCTTGTAATACCCCTCTGGCGGAGTCTCTCTAAGGCGTGTAGTGTGTAGAATATTTTCAAGCCTCAAGCACCATAGCCTCTGGACCCTCCGTCACTAGCCTGTGGAGATCGATCTTCTTCTTGGAAAATCCTAGTATCTCTATCCCTACAATCTCCCCATGCTCGTCATAATCTACAATAATTCCGGGTGCTATCTCTTCCGAGTCAACAATCCTACTCTCCTTAACCCTGATATACAGGGCGTCACTTGAACGATCATACTTCAACCTTATTTCGCTAGGCAATTCGAGCCTCCGTCTACTTTACTATTGCATTGATCACTCTTATTATTCTGTCATCACATCGATTAGGGTGCTTTATGTTGCATTACTATCAGCAGTGATGAGTGGCAAAGAGAATCACTCACGAGTGCATGTTGCATCCTATCATGCATTCATGCAACGTGGGTATTTATAGCGCGGGTCTCTGGAGCCGGAGGTCCCGGGTCCCTAATCCCGCCGCGGGCCCGCCCCAGAGGTTTTCGATATGTGATAATCCTCCTTTCCTAATATTCTTACTTAACTTCTAGGGTTAGTTCAAGTCCTATTTCAAATATCTCATCTTTTAACTCTTCTTCGTAGGTAACGAATTCTACCTTATTTTTCGCTTTATAGTCTGATACTCCCAAAATGGCTATCGCTGGAATGTGGAATTTATTTGCTAGGTGATAAACAATAGCCGTCTCCATATCTATGCTTTCAGCATCCCTTTTAATGATATCATAAGTAAGCGAAAGCTTAGTTAGATGATTATCTGGTAGTATTACATTAAATCCATGTTTTTCGGCAATATTTAAAGCAGCCTTCTTCGAAGTATTATCTGCTATACCTTCAATGTCCAAGGCTTCTAGAGCGGCTCTAACAGGTATGGCTATAGTCTTATCTTCTGGGGGGAGGTTAGATGGCAGCTACCTAATTAAAGTTATATATCTTGGGTTCTTCACATATAAGAAGCTAACTAAGAATATCTAATGTCCTTGAAGTACCATAGGTAACGGAATACCAGACTATCTTGTCATGGCGCCGGAATGCAAAACCTTGGCCTCTAATCTTTAAATACCTCTTTCTTCTATGGTAATGGCTGTATATGTCCCATAGTCCTTCAAGCAATATAATATGAGGATTAGGCTTATCTCTGACTCTTAGATCTTGGGGGGAAATACTAGGCCTTGACAGCGTGAGGCTAATTATGTTTTTAGGGTGCCAGCATTATTCTCGCCGCGTACTTTACAGTTTCTAATTAGTTTAGGGATTTCTAGATTCACCCAGCTTTCTAAGGAATTCTTCAAGCGTTCTTCTAGATATCCAGAAGCCGCTCTCAATGAGCTTATCTATTATTGGCTTTGCCTTAGAGGTCAATCCCTTGTACTTGGCTAACGCTATTACACCCAGCGTACCCATTACCTGTAATCCTAGCTTCTTAGCTAGATTTCTAGCATCACGGTCGTCCATAAGTAGCAAGCCCGCATTGCGTTCAAAAGCTAGAACTATCGCTTCCGCCTCTCCCGTGTCCACAAACTCCTCGAAGAGAGACACTAGCCTCCTATCCACTACTTCCTCTACTCGTATAAAACCCGCTCTCACAACTTTCTCGCTGCCCGGCTTGCCTGCAACAGTAATTTCAGCCCAAACAGTTTCTGGAACGAGGACTTCACCGAAGAGCTTCTCCAGAAGGTCTAGACGACATACCCTGGCGAGCGCGATGATAATGCTTGAATTAGAGACTACGAGAAGCCTCTCTTCATCCTCATTACTTCTCTGCAAGCTTCTTGGCGACCTCCAAATCCTCCTTCAACTCCTCCTCGCTATAGTGTAGCGGTATCCCTTCTCTGGCTAGTAGTTCTAGAAAATCCCATTTTGAGAGACCAGCAATCTTTCTAGCCTGGCCCAGGCTAGCTATACCCTTCTCGTAGAGCCTTAGTGCTAGCTCGATCCTAAGCCTCTTCTCAAGCTCGCCGGGAGGAACACGGAGGCCTTCAGGAACCTCGATAACAATCCTTCTACTACCAATCCCAGCCACTTGAGTCCCCCACTAACACTTATACTGAGGAAATTATTAGCCTTAACAGCCCTAAGCTCGGCAGTCTCATGAATTGCCTTACAGGACATAAATGTGTTGTAAATCGTCCCAGAATACCATCAAACCTTGGAACATCTCCTTATAAGTGCCAGCTTCCGGAGCCGCGGGGTCCCGGATCCCTAATCCCAGCGGGCCCGCCACAAAACTATTTATATCATCATTAACCTACACTTAGAATGTATCGATTACCGAGACCATAAGATGAAGCCGACCATCTCTCAAGTACGAAAATTCCATATGCTTCGATGAGTTATGTGTCTAAGCAATGCAATTTATTATTAATTTATATTGAATTAGTTTACGGGAACTCTCAAGTCGGAAGGTGTGTATAGAATTACACCGTAGGCTTTAAGGCAGTTCTCAATGTAATCGTTCTTGTTCCAGGTTAAAAGGATCACATTCTTATACTTTTCGGATAGGTGTAGTGCTAGTGCTGCAAAGTCAGCGTCAGCGAGATCTTTAACGCATTCTCCGGCTTTCTCCATATAAGCGTTATAAGTCCCTTTCTCGACCATGTTTACGTTTAATAATAGGATTCTGATAGCAGCTCGCAATTCTTCTACTGAGACCTTCTTTCTTTTGGCTAGTTCTTCCAGGTGCTCGTCTATTTCGTGTAGTGCCTTCTCTGATGTGAAGGCTTTTATGCCGAGGACGTCTATGAGATATATTACAACCTGTCTAGTATAGCTTCCATGTCTAAGCACGGATGCTAGGATGATGTTTGTATCAAGAACTAGCGCCTCGCCATCCTTCTCCTCATCCTTATCCATTCTAGGTCATCCTCTTCAAGGCCGTGCTTTGACAGGATTTCCTCTAGGAGAGCTAGCTTAACGGCTGCCCTGGCTATTGCGTCTTCCCCCAAACCCCTTTTGCGGGCCTCCTCAACAATCCACCTCGGGAGGCGAACGCGTACTACGGCATCCTCAGTACTCAAACCTAAACCACCAACTGAGGAAAAGCAAATTCCAAGATTAATAGTTTCTCGGCTGCATAGTTACCCTAAAACCATAGTATGTTACATTATTATCAAGATTGAAAATCACGTCAGAACATCAACCATAATGCATGTCGCATTCCTCCATGAACCGTGCAACCAGAGTATTTAAGTGTCAGCCTCAGGAGCCGGAGGTCCAGGGTCCCTAATCCCGCCGCGGGCCCGCCACGACATTAGCAAAACTGCCAAAAACGTCTAGAAAATATATTGATAGCCGAGGACGCAAAACAAGACCGAGCTCGTCTCGAATGTGATAGTATGGAGTGATCTAACATATACTAATCTATAACTCTTCGAAAGGTCTTGAATACGTTTCTTACCTATTTACAGCCCATATATTTCATTAGCTCCTCTAATTCATTATTACTTAGGATATAGAATGATTTGATTCCTGCTTTTCTAGCATTCTGCGCCTGTACTTTATCGCTTGTCGCCACAGGCAGATTTAGGGTCTTTGCCAGTCCAAGATAATAAGAGTCTGCCCCCCTCGACCCAGTTGCTAGCGCTATTTCAACGGCTATCCTGAAATATGCTTCATCGCCAACTAGGATTACCTTACTGCTAAAAGCATCAAGTACTCGCTCTACGATAGAGGGTGCCAGGTATCTCACCAGGACGCCAGCAACCTCTACTAGGAACAGGCGTGGTGCGTAAACGCTTATACTGTGGCGTTCAATGCATTCCACCACTTTCTCAGCTATCTGAGCCCGGGCTTTATCTTTAGCGGCAAACAAGTCTGCAGCAAGGGATGCATCTACTACTAAACCGCCCTTATGCAAGCCTACTCCTCTCTCTAGACAAAATCTCGCTTGGCTCCTCCCTCTCTTGAGACAACCTACGCCTTATCCTTCTGGCTAACTCTGCGAGATTCTCCCTTATAATAATATCAACCTCTTCACCATCCTCAAGATTAACGGGCTCAAGAGGCTTCAGCACGCCCTTCTCATATCTAACCCTAATAACTTTAGACATCCCTATCTCCACCCTCCTTAACTCCATACAGAGACTCTAAGCCTTTACCCTAAATATGTCGCGTTATTATCCAATATGATACGAAGCCCGGATTATCACATTAGCTGGTGTGTTCCATTCTACAATGCACATATGCAACACAGTTATTTATATAGCGCCTTCTCTGGAGCCGCGGGCCCCTGGGGTTCAAACCCGCGGCGGGCCCGCGACAAAACTATCTATACCATCATTAACCTATGCTTAATACTCAACCACCTCTTCCCTGGTATACACACCTGTCCCTCCAAAAGCCAGATCGAACCTCCTCCGGAGGAGCTTCTCTATCGACTGGATTATCTCAACATGGTTCTCACCCTTAAACGCCATAATCTCAGCAGCGGAATGGTCAGGGTTGCCTTGGAGGGGGGATTGTCAATAGTGGGTATAGACATGGAGGGGGATCTCAGGTAGGGTGAGAGGGTGTGGTAATAGTGTGAATCCCGTTCCTGCCAGGTATCCAACTGAGGCGCATCCGGCTGCTTCGAGGAGCTGTCTCCCGAGGCTCCTCTCCCTGTACGTCTTCTTTATGGGGCCATCTGCCTTTTCCACGCCTTCCGGATCTTATCGTGAGGCGACGAAAAGTAAAGACCTAGATAAAGTAATTTGGTAGAAGAGGTGAGAATAGTGGCAAAGGGGGTAGGAGGCAAAGCCGAGACTACCGCAGAAGAAGCGGCAATAGAGGTCCTGGAGGCGCAAGTAAAGAAAGAATCAAAACTACTCTGGGAGATAGCAGGAACAGCAGTATGCTCTGTTGCGTTATTCCCAGCAGGAACAGTCCCAGCCCACCTCATAACGCCCACGCTTGATGTCATCATCGGGGATAGCACGGTAACCGTTGGATGGGTGACCATAGGGGGGACGGGAGGATGAGCAGGGAGCTGATAGGCCTCGGGGCAGGCATACTCATCCGGCTCCTACTCAAAAACCTCAAGAAGAAGGGGCAGCACATAGAGGAAAGGGCGCCGCCCCAGCTGACCCGGGAGCAGATAGACCAGTACATAGTAGACACTACAATAGACGAGGCGTACGAACAGCTACAGGCAGAATACGACAGGGCATACCGGGAGCTCCTGAAGAGAGAGAAGGAAGCGGAAGACCCCCACATCAAAAAACTCATACAAAACATAAAGGAATACCACGAACTATTCAGGAAAGATAACGAGATGAGGCCCCCCTGGATGCTCACAGCAATCCTGCTAAACGAAGCCCTAAAACACGGAGTAAAAGACAGGGACAAGATATACCAGTACATCCTAAAAGCAAGCTGGGAGTACGCAAAGGAAATAGCACAAGCCCTCCCAGCCAAGAAGTACCAGGGCAGATACACCCGGGCGTACGCAGACCAAATGAGAAATCCCTTTATATCAATCATAGAAATCGAGGCGATGATAAGAGAAGCAAACAGGGATGATCCGAAGTGGAAAAAATATACACAGATGTTTGATCTGTATTGGAACAAGATTCCGGACGACATCTATAATAGGGCCGACTCGCAGCATCATGAAGTAACAAAATACCTGCAACTCCTGGAAGAGGCCCTTCGTGAGGCAGAAAGGGAATCGGGGGTAGAGCCCTTCTGGCACAAGACCCCCGAGGAAATCCTCGGCATAGGACCGGGAGAGGGTCCCGCGCCGGCGGGAGAGCCGATACTCGCCTACCCGGACAGGTACCCGACACTAGCCCAGAAGGTCCTGCTCAAGACCCTCGTCCTGGGAGAGTTCCTGAGGGAGGGAGGGGGCGTCCACAGGGACCTCTACAGGGCCCTGAGGAACCTCCTCGACTCGCCGCTAACCACGAACCACTGGTACCCCTTCCTCGCCGAGTGGTTCGAGAACCTGGAGAAGGGCAGGCACGTGAGCCCCCTAACCCAGCTCCTCCAGAAGCTGCCGGTAAACCCCGAGCTCAAGCAGAGGGCATACAGGTACCTCGCACAGATAGAGCAGGGGAAGAGCATCAGCGAGATACCCGAAGAGGAGAGGAAAGCCTTCAGGGAGGTCATCGAGCGATTAAAAAATGAGATATGGAGGAACCCGGACAGATTCGTACCCATCGTCGAGGAGCTCACCTACGCCACGGGCATGAACATCAAGGACGCCGCCAAGACCCTTATAGGGGTGCTGGACGACTTCGCGAAGATATACTCGGGTGAGAAGAGCCCGAGGCAGGCGGGCATAGAGCGTGACGCCACCCAGGTCCTCCACGTCATCAAGAACCTCCGGGACAGGGGCAACTACGTAGACCCCTACCACGTCACCGAGACCCTGATAAACATCATAGAGCAGCACATCCAAGACCCGCTCCTGAGGGAGGCCTACAAGAGGATCCTGGAACACTACCAGAGGACACACGGAGAAATACCGAGGGATCTACGCTACCTTGAAAGGGTTGTAGAGGAGGAGAGGGAGCTGGAGGAGAAGCTTAAAGGGTTAGAACGCGAAAACAGAAAGCTCTCCGAGGGAGATATCCGGAGGACAGCCATGCTTTACAGGACCCTCATGCTCCTCACACCACACCCAAGCCTGGAAGACATCAAACGGTTCTACTCGAGGCTCGCAGAGAGACTGAAAGTCAAGGTGGGAGAGGAGTCATTCCTGCCCGTCCACGGGCCTGTAGCGGAGGATGTGGCGTCCAGCTTCGCAGCCATAAGGAGGGCAAAGCCGGAGGAGAGGGAGCGGGTGGTGAGGAGGGAGATTTCCGGCTTCGAGCCCCTCTTCCACGCGGCACCCCACATAAAGGAGGGTGTCATGTCCGTGCTTGCCGCCACACGGAGCAATATAGTGTCGGGGGAGAAGCACGAAGAGTTCATAAGACACCTGGAGAGAACGCAGGTGAGGAGACCGTTAGAATAGGGTTATGCCTCGTCGCTCCCGGTGCCCGTGTCGCCCATCCAAACCACCTCTCTAACATTTTGCACAGGGAAGTATAAAAAGTGGCAGTGGAGAGGGTGAAACGTAAACACCCAGGAATAAAATGTTAGCTTGGAGAAGACTGTGGTAAAACCATCGGTCGGCAAGGAGACTCTCCAGCTGATCAAACGGGTTATCCTGTAGGAGGCGGGGAAGCTGGGAGTAGGAGTAGAGATGATAGTATTGCTTGGGAGTAGGGCCTGGGGCAAGGCCGGACTCGGACTGTATATCAGCAATAATATTTCCGAGAACAACGCTATTCAGGTCGACGATAGCTTTTCAAAGGTTTGTTCTGCCGGGCCTCTTTTCTCGGTTTCGAGGAGTATGCTGAGGATTATGCTCGTGTCGATGTAGGCGGTTTTCATTGTGTGTGTGCGCCTCTTCCTCAAGCTCTAATAGCTCTTTGATTGAGGATTTCCCGAGGGCTCCCCTATACTTCCTACGGACTTTCATAAGGTCGCGTTTACCGTTACCACTACCTCCTCGCCCTCCTCAAGATCCAAAGGCTCGAGAGGCTTTAGCACACCCTTCTCATATTTAACCCTAATAGCTTTAGATATCCCTATCTCCACCCTCCCTAACTGCATACAGAGACTCTAAGCCATTATCCTAGATGTTGCGCTATTATCGGCTGGGAGAAGCCGGGAGTGGATGTTGCATCCTATCATGCACTAATGCAACATTAATTTATTTGTCCCGGCCCCGGAATCCCGAGGAGCCCGCCACAACACAGTCTAAAACATTACCAAATACCATAGGGAATATATCGGTAGCCGAGATCTCAGGGTGCCGGCCCTTCGGCCAGGTGGGTTTCAGGGATGATTAAATGTTGCGTTTCTTCGCCACTTGTCCAACCGGTATACGTTGAATGGATCTACGGAGCCGTTGGAACCCAGCAGTTTTTCATCATAGCTTCATAAAAGGAGTTTATTTTAAATTTTCCTATGCTTAGGCGGCATTGTGGTTTTATTATGTGCGCGAGTCTGGTGTAATCATCAGTGTGGTACATGGGACATGCGTTTCTTCGAAGTTGTTTTGGTATATATGGTAATATATAGGAGTCCTATGTTAACGTTGTTTTTGGGTCGGCTATATGACCCCAAGTGATATCCCTGGATACGACTACGGTAGAGTGGAGAAAAGCCCTATAACCGACCTGGAGTTCGATCTTCTGAAGAAAACAGTTATGCTCGGTGAAAAAGATGTAATGTACCTAAAGAAGGCCTGCGATGTGCTAAAGGACCAGGTTGACGAGATACTGGATCTATGGTACGGCTGGGTCGCCTCGAACGAGCACCTAATCTACTACTTCTCAAATCCGGATACTGGTGAGCCTATCAAAGAATATCTTGAGCGGGTTAGGGCCAGATTCGGGGCCTGGATCCTGGACACCACATGCCGAGACTATAACAGGGAGTGGCTAGATTACCAGTATGAGGTAGGGCTGAGGCATCATAGGAGTAAGAAGGGAGTTACAGATGGAGTGAGGACAGTGCCGCACATACCACTAAGGTATTTAATAGCATTCATTTATCCAATAACAGCTACAATAAAGCCATTCCTAGCAAAGAAAGGTGGCAGCCCAGAGGATATCGAGGGAATGTATAACGCGTGGTTCAAATCAGTAGTCCTCCAAGTAGCCATTTGGAGCCATCCATACACAAAAGAAAACGACTGGTAGCGCCTCCCCACATTTTTACACCTTTTTAAACCATCCACCCATATAAGCAAAATCCGAAGAACACTACTGTAACCATGGGAGCATTGTTATGCATGAAGACGACGTCAGCATTAAGATAGTCTCGGCTATAGAAAGAATAGCGAGAGCCTACAGGATTCTAATAGCCAGAGAGTCGTATAAACACGGTCTAACCCCCCTCCAGGCCAGTATACTATTATACATCTACAACTCTCCTCCAAACCACCGTACAATCAGCAGCTTAGTAAGAGAGCTTGGAGTCAAGCAGCCTACAATAAGCGACTCCGTGAGGGCACTCATATCTAAAGGGCTAGTCACATATGAGCCGCACAGGTCCGATAGAAGGGTAAAAATCCTAAAGCTAACCCCAAAAGGTGTCGAGATTGCTGAAAGCCTGAAATCCTGGCAAACTGTGGCTGCCGAAGCTGTTGACTTGAGTAGAGGAGAGAGGGAGGCGCTCTTGGAACTCCTCCTGAAATACATGGCATCACTATATAGGTATGGAGTAATAGAGGTGGCCAGAACGTGCTTCACGTGCACATACCTCGAGGCAAAAAATAGAGGCGAGGGAGTAAGCTACTATTGCAGCCTGCTGAAAAGAGAGCTTGGTAGGAGTGGGCTAAGGGTAGACTGTCCAGAGCACAGTCCTAAACGAATATGAACAGGTGAGCTTTTCAGGGAAAGCTACGCTTGGTATCTCTTATAATGGCGTGTCGGCTCAAACACACTTAACGACTCTAACATAAACCGGGGCATGCCAGTTCTCTTCAGTGTTTGTGGAAAGTCTAGCATAAGCACGTTCAATACACTTGTTATAGTTCTTTATCAGTATTTTTAGCCAAAGTGGTTTCTGCTAGAACACTTCCAAGCGATTTCTTTATAATTTCGAATATGACTTGCTCTACGAAATGTTTAGTAACGCAGAATTCGCAGGGTTTTAGCTTCTCTGCTATTGCTACCAGCTCGTCACCTCTGGTCGCTATTAGCTTCTCCACTATTCTTTTAACATCGTCCTTAACCTCTTCAGCCATTTCCTCTATCAACTTATCTGCCTCGGGATCCCCTGTGTAGGCGTAGTACCTGCTTTTAGCGACATACTTATACGTTCGGCCGACCCTAGTAAGATCAACAAGACCGCTGTCCTTGAGTATGGAGAGGTGATACCTAATGGTATTGGCGGTTTTCATTATCCCCCTTTCCCTGAGACTCCTAACTATCTCCTCAACACTCATAGGCCGCTCGTGAAGCATCTCCAAAATCATAATCCTAAGCTCATCACTAAGCGCCTTAGCCTCCTCAAGCCTAACTGGTATTAGCCTCCTAACCCCGCCGCTTAGCCTTAAACCCTTTTCATCCAAACACGCGCCACCCCCTGATAATAATACTTCCTAGGACGTTTTCACACTATCTAAAATCTTAAGCATAGGATATCTTAAGGTGAGTAGGCACAGTCAGCAGTAGAATATGCTAGTTATTCCTATCAGGAGGAGGCTGTATTGTAGCCACTGTCATCCTGGGCAAGTTTCTTCACTTCTTCGAGCGCCTCGACGACGTGCCTCTCAGCGTTCATAAAACCTCTAATGACTTTAGCTATCCTCCCCTCACTGTCTATCACAAAAGTCGCCCTATCCGCAAACCTAATCGGTCCTAGGCCTTTGAGCACCCCAAAAAGACTTGAACGCTTCGCCTTCAACATCGCTTGCCAGCCTAAACCTGACCCCATAATTCTGTGCGAACCTCCTGTTCCTCCCCGGAGGGTCCATTGATACTCCTATGACTTCAGCCCCCAGCTTTTTGAACTCCTCGTAAAGCCCGTTAAACCCTATAGCCTCCCGCGTGCAGCCAGGTGTAAAAGCCTTCGGGTAGAAGTAGAGGACAACACTCCTTCCCCTCAGCTGGGAGAGTCTAATGGTAGATCCGTCGATGAGCTGTATCTCAATATCGGGTGCTGGGTCGCCAACGCTGAGCATTAGATGCTCGACCAGTAGCTGACGTACTGGTTTTGATTTATTATGCGTCGGTATATAGTGTATAACGCCTTAGTCTCACGCCTATTTTGCCTAGACCCTTTCGATGCTGCCGGGGGGATAGGCGTGTGAGGGGGTTACAGTCTTGCCAGCCAGTGTCTATGCCGTGTCACGTTCTTGATATGGTGTAGAGTATTGAGAGACCTGCAAGACTGGCCACCGTGATCGCGGCTAAAGGCGCGGCGAGTTCCATCCCATAGCCCTCGCTGGCCAGTCTGTAGTAGGTTGCGGTGGCTATAACCCCCTGTACGAGGAAGAGGGCGGCGAGGACTACCATAGCCTTGCCCACGGGCGTGTGGCTTATCCTCCCATAATTGGCCGCCAGAAGGATTGCGAGGACAAGCTGTGCAATAGCCGCGACCAATGCTATAGCCCACAGAGGGTTCACAGCCTAACACCCACCCTCCTTATAGAATCCTCAATAACACTCCAATGCCTCTCAGCCAGGTTTGTGAGTGCATACGGAGCCCCATATCCCTCGTAGAGCCTAGCTATAAGTCCGTGCCTAGCGAGGACCTCTAGGTGGTGTAAAACCGTCCTATAATTGAGGCCCAACTCTTGCGATAGCTGGTGAGCATTCCTCGGGCGCTCCCTTAGCAGCATCAGAATCCTGGCTCTTGTAACCCCGCCTCTACTACCCTCTATAAGCCACCTCACAAGAAGGCCAACTCCATCCACACCGCTAGGCACAGAGGCACCCGCCCCCGGCGTCGCTGCTAGAGGCCCGACAACCCATGTTAAAGAAGAGGCTGGGGCGCTTAATTAACAGGTCGGTGAGCCCCGTCTAGAATCCCTAGTCCCAGCAGTGGTTCTGCTAGCTTTTCCGCCAATGGTTAGTTTAGTTGCTAGATATGTTTTGGCGTAGGAATTTGTATACAATTTGTATACAAAGTTGGGAAATTGCTATACTAAGTGTTTAATAGGTTTAAATGTGGGGTCGCGGGCGTGGCATCTGTTAGTACGAGGTACGCTTTGGTGGGCCTGTTAATAGCGGTCATCGCTATAGTGGCGATTGCTTACTTATACCTGGGTGGAGGCGGCTATGGGGGGCAGGAAACGACAAGCCCTGGTGAGGAGGCCACCGGAGCTGGCGGAAGTACCGTTGTCAAGGTGGAGTTGTACGAGTGGGGTATCAAGATTGACAAAACCATGTTTAAAGCCGGTGAGAAAGTAGTATTCGAGGTTGTTAACAAGGGGAGCTACACCCATGCATTCGAGATTGAAAACGATGATATAGGGTTCGAGGTTGAGACGAAAAATCTAGCGCCAGGCGAGTCGACCAAGCTTGAGGTCGTGTTTCCCCAGCCCGGCGAGTATGAAGTATACTGCCCGATTGACGGGCATAGGGATTTCGGTATGGAGGCGTTAATAACTGTGAGCGGCTGACCACCTAATCGATCGTCTCGGGGCGAAAGCTTAACTTTCTGGATAGTCTCGGGCGCCCAAGAGTTTAGTAAGAATTTAGTAACCGAGGATTTTGTGATCACACTATCTTTACGGAGCTCGACACTGCTTTAACGTTCACTCTCACCCTGTTGCCGCCAGGTGTTCCAGCATCTTTCTTAACTTCAAGCCTGGAAAGCCTCGCTACCTGCTCCTCAACGTAGTAGGTCTTGTCCCCCTCGAACTCTATTGTCACCCCGCTCGACTTTGCGTCAACATCTATCCAGTACTCCCCCCGGGTGGCCGGTGCTATAGCTAGCTTTACACCGCTGGAGTCGGCCTCAACATATACTCCGCCACCCGGTTTTATCTTCGACCTACCCTTTACACCGCTGGAGTCGGCCTTCACGCTGACATAGTCTAACGGGGCATCCAAGGCTTCAATGGCGATACCACTGGAGTCGGCTATAACAGCGAGGGCCTCCAAGGGCGCCTCAACAATTGCCGAAGCGGAGTCTAAGCGCAGCTTTGCCACGAGCCTGCCGTTCCTCTCGCTGAACCCAAGCCTCACGTCCCCCCCGATACTTCTGTAGCCCTTGAGTGAGAGCCTCTTCTCCACTGTCCCCTTTATTTTCACCTCGGAGGAGTCGGCCTCCACGATCAGGAGTATATTCTTGCTAAGGCTCTTCTGCATGCTGATACCTACACCGCTCCACGGGCCTATCCCCATCTTATTTCTCAGTATTGAGCCGAGGGTTCTCGCCAGATCACGTAGGGGCATAGATCTGGCGGTCCAACCCTTTTCACCCAAGGATTTTTCACGACGCTTCACGCCACACTCACCCCCCGCCTCCTACGTCTCTCCCATCCGAAAGGCTTTACTAGCTCTAGATGAGGCCCGCCTGCCAACCCTGCCAAGCTGGGCAGGGTTATGCCATCTATATACCTCTCATACTCGACAACCAGCTCCCCGGCGAGGCCCTTCGGCAGGCTCCTAGTCCTCCTCTTAAACTGTATTTTAGACATTGTCTTCCACAGGCCAAGCCTCATCCTGAGCCTGAGGTACATTAAACCGAGTCTGACTGTCAATCCCAGAACCCTGGCGGCTAGAATTACCGCCGCGACTATCCTCCTAGTCCGTTGCAAGCTTTATCAC from Aeropyrum pernix K1 encodes:
- a CDS encoding ArsR/SmtB family transcription factor; amino-acid sequence: MPSGVDGVGLLVRWLIEGSRGGVTRARILMLLRERPRNAHQLSQELGLNYRTVLHHLEVLARHGLIARLYEGYGAPYALTNLAERHWSVIEDSIRRVGVRL
- a CDS encoding cupredoxin domain-containing protein: MASVSTRYALVGLLIAVIAIVAIAYLYLGGGGYGGQETTSPGEEATGAGGSTVVKVELYEWGIKIDKTMFKAGEKVVFEVVNKGSYTHAFEIENDDIGFEVETKNLAPGESTKLEVVFPQPGEYEVYCPIDGHRDFGMEALITVSG